One genomic window of Fusarium keratoplasticum isolate Fu6.1 chromosome 3, whole genome shotgun sequence includes the following:
- a CDS encoding BZIP domain-containing protein, which yields MEGKDSIDWATSDKPAESVGRTAGAEPPSKRRVLTEARREQNRVAQRAYRKRQKEHRKQLKEAESRRYQTRRPRPLLKRCDITSKPIKCSHDTPSRVQEPLKAQILSTQGTPRSNTSACHGPVSLIQPPQAAADETGNGIPPSSDALIVEDVEIVGSINASDVHDDNLQLVPTRHRSDRSRTSHSSINSHHVESILPDVYLNMLQFEPVAIFNAAFQNALSMGFDLPFIANCGDHCISPFYQPSLASTTDPTALLQQGAASTASFKNTSIPIHLRPTLAQVLIPHHASLDLIPLPFLRERAILLSAAMPDTFNSWELKFDIYGRGGLTIWRRSQSGTERRSNATYQPWDMKSWEAAPWFLKKWTMIIGDEESEFYKQSIGWQLIRDLILSQDKLQVGNGGA from the exons ATGGAAGGCAAAGACAGCATTGATTGGGCTACAAGTGATAAGCCAGCAGAGTCGGTCGGGCGAACTGCCGGGGCCGAACCGCCATCCAAGCGCCGGGTCTTGACCGAGGCGCGACGAGAGCAGAACCGAGTCGCTCAAAGGGCGTATC GCAAGCGACAAAAAGAGCATCGTAAACAGCTCAAAGAGGCAGAGTCACGCCGCTATCAAACACGACGACCGCGACCGCTGCTGAAGCGATGTGACATCACTTCCAAGCCCATCAAATGCTCTCATGATACGCCAAGCCGTGTTCAAGAGCCATTAAAAGCCCAGATCCTATCAACACAGGGCACTCCACGCAGCAATACCAGTGCATGTCATGGTCCTGTCTCACTAATCCAACCACCTCAAGCGGCTGCCGATGAGACAGGCAACGGCATCCCCCCATCATCCGATGCGCTGATTGTAGAAGACGTGGAGATAGTTGGGAGCATAAACGCATCCGATGTTCATGACGACAACTTACAGTTGGTTCCGACTCGTCATCGATCAGACAGATCTAGGACCTCGCACTCCTCCATAAacagccatcatgtcgaatCAATATTACCAGATGTGTACCTCAACATGCTTCAGTTCGAACCAGTAGCGATATTCAACGCTGCATTTCAAAACGCCCTCTCCATGGGCTTCGACCTGCCATTTATTGCCAACTGTGGCGATCATTGCATCTCACCCTTTTACCAACCCAGCCTCGCTTCAACAACCGACCCAACAGCACTTTTGCAACAGGGGGCCGCCTCTACTGCATCTTTCAAAAACACCAGCATTCCTATCCATCTTCGACCAACACTCGCACAAGTCCTCATTCCACACCACGCCAGTTTAGATCTCATCCCGCTCCCGTTCCTCCGTGAAAGGGCTATCTTGTTGTCAGCTGCCATGCCTGACACCTTCAACAGCTGGGAGCTAAAGTTTGATATTTatggaagaggaggtttGACTATTTGGCGACGTAGTCAGTCTGGAACAGAGAGGCGTTCCAATGCCACGTATCAGCCTTGGGATATGAAGAGCTGGGAGGCTGCACCGTGGTTTTTGAAAAAGTGGACTATGATTATCGGGGATGAAGAGAGCGAGTTTTATAAGCAGAGTATTGGGTGGCAGTTGATTAGAGATTTGATACTCTCGCAAGACAAGTTGCAGGTTGGAAATGGAGGCGCTTGA
- a CDS encoding HET domain-containing protein, with amino-acid sequence MASELCSACSNITLSMLIDGFQHPLDYNQVLQSKEHCRLCEIVSNAYKSQTCVKYDNLTALRGDKTKACKVDHRGPLMWRLQQSEPGARWGMFKLDSQHYGGLHRISVSEESSVFKNRIITHRDLQDANSPRNMRLLREWLQECQLHHDECGRGTYSGNKYNDGSSSTTLPFRVIDVGFAGDGRSEEKKPRVYTTHGKETGRYMTLSHCWGKVIPPRMTKDTVDTWQVELPLANLPKTFRDAIWLTRQLGERFLWIDSICIVQDDPTELMTQIGLMGVIFEESFCTIAAVDAKGSDGSQMVDSGLFVSGPAVARTAKFQVKTAGTNNDGLAESIMGTSQSSSQQEVDELCEVIMQEASDTADPFPLRLQFKAWHSRGWVFQERELSRRCIFFTEYDLGWRCNRYWETEQTGIPECRRPRGEYTMDGTKSYGGVSYDAEYNLRKTWQNTVQQYSVTKLTYNSDKHNALMGFEERLATRFGYIFYHGIVDFGHCEHLHSQLLWVPAISRGGLNDIPFPSWSWMNLKGAVKWPHDEYLVYPELLAKVMFGAPKANEEAQELQISGPFQSIRVGARIGDIPHYTERERWAPDTHFGWSELGMHPDTNTLLSSKDDQVIGWVALDDDLESEDIFALPLLRYLRQDDEVEPMCVDFLAVSGNFTRPELNAPEKKEPCRRVGRGRVLKSAFEWLDDCQDGSIVLN; translated from the exons ATGGCGTCGGAACTTTGTTCAGCATGTAGTAACATCACCCTGTCGATGCTAATAGATGGCTTCCAGCATCCTCTAGACTACAACCAGGTCCTTCAGTCCAAGGAACACTGCCGACTTTGCGAAATCGTCAGCAACGCCTACAAGTCCCAGACCTGTGTCAAATATGACAACTTGACGGCTTTGAGGGGTGATAAAACAAAGGCTTGCAAGGTAGATCATCGTGGGCCACTCATGTGGAGGTTGCAACAATCAGAACCTGGGGCACGCTGGGGAATGTTCAAACTCGACTCTCAGCATTACGGAGGGCTGCATCGGATCTCCGTGTCAGAAG AATCAAGCGTCTTTAAAAACCGAATCATCACGCACAGGGACCTGCAAGATGCCAACTCTCCGCGAAACATGCGTCTGCTTCGTGAATGGCTCCAAGAGTGTCAGCTACATCACGATGAGTGCGGGCGAGGTACATACTCAGGGAATAAATACAACGatggctcttcctccacgaCTCTCCCGTTCAGGGTTATCGATGTTGGTTTCGCTGGCGATGGTAGaagcgaggagaagaagccacGCGTCTATACGACACACGGCAAGGAAACTGGACGTTACATGACTCTTAGTCACTGCTGGGGAAAGGTCATTCCGCCAAGGATGACCAAGGATACTGTCGATACCTGGCAGGTGGAACTCCCATTGGCGAATTTGCCGAAGACGTTTCGAGATGCGATATGGCTTACAAGGCAATTGGGCGAGCGATTTCTCTGGATCGATTCCATCTGCATCGTCCAGGACGATCCCACTGAGCTCATGACACAGATAGGGCTCATGGGAGTGATATTCGAGGAGTCCTTTTGCACTATAGCTGCGGTGGATGCAAAAGGCTCAGACGGGTCTCAGATGGTCGATTCGGGCTTGTTCGTCAGTGGGCCAGCGGTTGCCAGGACTGCCAAGTTTCAAGTCAAGACTGCTGGGACGAATAATGATGGACTTGCAGAGAGCATCATGGGAACGAGTCAGAGTTCATCACAACAAGAAGTGGATGAACTGTGCGAAGTCATCATGCAGGAAGCATCTGATACCGCCGATCCCTTCCCTCTCAGACTCCAATTCAAGGCATGGCACTCCCGCGGCTGGGTATTTCAGGAACGAGAACTCTCCCGCAGATGCATCTTCTTCACCGAGTACGACCTAGGCTGGCGGTGCAACCGATACTGGGAGACGGAGCAGACAGGGATCCCTGAGTGCCGGCGCCCTCGTGGCGAGTACACCATGGACGGTACGAAATCGTACGGTGGCGTGTCTTACGATGCCGAGTACAATCTGAGGAAGACGTGGCAGAACACAGTACAGCAGTACAGTGTGACCAAGCTGACGTATAACTCAGACAAGCACAATGCGTTGATGGGGTTTGAAGAGCGGCTGGCTACGCGCTTCGGGTACATATTCTATCACGGCATTGTTGATTTTGGACATTGTGAGCACCTCCATTCCCAGCTGCTATGGGTTCCAGCCATCAGCCGCGGGGGGCTCAATGATATCCCATTCCCATCTTGGAGCTGGATGAATCTGAAGGGGGCGGTGAAGTGGCCTCATGATGAGTACCTCGTCTATCCAGAACTCCTGGCAAAAGTCATGTTTGGCGCACCAAAAGCAAatgaagaagcccaagaactGCAAATCTCCGGGCCTTTCCAGAGCATCAGAGTTGGGGCTCGGATAGGTGACATTCCTCACTATACGGAACGTGAAAGATGGGCCCCTGACACGCACTTTGGATGGTCAGAGTTGGGCATGCATCCCGACACGAACACGCTTCTGTCATCCAAAGATGATCAGGTTATTGGATGGGTAGCTCTGGATGACGACCTTGAGTCTGAGGACATATTTGCGCTTCCTCTGCTCAGGTACTTGAGACAGGACGATGAGGTGGAGCCGATGTGTGTTGATTTCTTGGCCGTGTCTGGAAACTTCACACGGCCTGAGTTGAATGCCCCGGAGAAGAAAGAACCGTGCCGTCGGGTtggccgagggcgagttcTTAAGAGTGCATTTGAATGGCTAGACGATTGCCAGGACGGCAGTATTGTGTTGAACTGA
- a CDS encoding NmrA domain-containing protein, translating to MSTSKTIAVVGATGNQGSSVAKTFLNLPGWNVRCLTRRLTSEKAQALKALGAEVVEADLDNLDSLITAFKGVHAIFVNTDFWAPYQAALTAGHDQSTSSAMGFKTELQHVKNAAIAATKTPTLEKFIYSALGPMKVASGGKYPHCYHWDSKAEAVNYIEKEVPELADKASYIYLGAYSSNLLLFPKRNTETGEYTVVLPGPKTTRFPIIDPLNSTGSFVRALIEDEPAGTKLLAYDSNMTISEAMDAWSAVTGKKADFQQVTLKEMQELTGLPLEVLEGPAFLGEYEFCAGLEGVITPEQLKNPVKTPTYREFLASKDIEYLTGFDYSPNW from the coding sequence ATGTCTACCTCAAAGACCATCGCCGTTGTGGGAGCCACTGGAAACCAAGGCTCCTCAGTCGCAAAGAccttcctcaacctccccgGCTGGAATGTCCGTTGTCTTACCCGTCGACTCACCTCTGAGAAAGCTCAAGCCCTCAAAGCTCTCGGCGCTGAGGTAGTTGAGGCggatctcgacaacctcgatTCTCTGATCACCGCCTTCAAGGGTGTTCATGCCATCTTTGTCAACACAGATTTCTGGGCACCCTACCAAGCTGCCCTCACCGCAGGACACGACCAGTCCACTAGCAGCGCTATGGGGTTTAAGACGGAATTGCAACACGTCAAGAACGCCGCTATTGCCGCCACCAAGACTCCTACCCTTGAGAAATTCATCTACTCGGCTCTGGGTCCCATGAAGGTCGCGTCTGGCGGCAAGTACCCTCACTGTTACCACTGGGACagcaaggctgaggctgtcAACTACATCGAGAAAGAGGTGCCTGAACTCGCCGACAAGGCATCCTACATCTACCTTGGGGCTTACAGCTCCAACCTCTTGCTCTTCCCCAAGCGCAATACCGAGACTGGGGAGTACACTGTGGTTCTGCCCGGCCCAAAGACAACAAGGTTCCCCATCATCGACCCTCTAAACTCCACTGGCTCTTTCGTCCGTGCTCTTATCGAAGACGAGCCTGCTGGAACCAAGCTCCTCGCTTATGACAGCAACATGACCATCAGCGAGGCCATGGATGCATGGAGCGCCGTCACTGGCAAGAAGGCAGATTTTCAGCAGGTCACATTGAAGGAGATGCAGGAGTTGACTGGTCTGCctctcgaggttctcgaAGGGCCTGCTTTCCTTGGAGAGTACGAGTTCTGTGCCGGACTTGAAGGAGTCATTACTCCAGAGCAGCTGAAGAACCCGGTCAAGACACCCACATATCGGGAGTTCCTGGCCTCCAAGGACATTGAGTATCTGACTGGGTTTGACTATAGCCCAAATTGGTAA